The genomic interval CCGCTTGTGTCTTGTCCGCTCTTGCTCTCGGGGAAATAGGCGCATTTTAACTCTTTGGGCTCGCCGTTTTCATCCAAGACCACATCGTCGCAACGGATGATATAAGCGCCTTTGAGTCTTACTATGCCGCCTTTTACCAGCCTTTTGTATTTAGGCGGAGGAACAAGCTTGAAGTCTTCCTTTTCTATAAATATCTCGCCCGAAAAAACCACTTCTCTTTGGCCTCTTTCGGGATAATCGGGGTGGTTTTCTATTTTTAAGATTTCGCTTTTGCCCTTAGGATAATTGGTAATAACGACCTTAAGCGGTTCTTTTACCACCATTGCCCTATCCGCCTTAACATTAAGAACGTCCCTCACGCAATGCTCAAGCAGCGCCACATCCACTTTGGAATTGGCTTTGGACACGCCGATAAGCTCGCAAAATTGCCTTATCGCCTCGGGCGGAAATCCTCTTCTGCGCATCCCCGCCAAAGTGGGCATTCTGGGGTCGTCCCAGCCGTCCACCACGCCCTCGTCAACCAGCTTTTTGAGATAGCGTTTGGACATAATCGTGCGGGTTAGGTTAAGCCTGGCAAATTCAAATTGGCGGGGCTTGGGGTCAAACTCGCACTCATTTACAACCCAATCATATAAAGGCCTATGGTCCTCAAACTCAAGCGTGCAAATGGAATGCGTGATTTTTTCTACGGCATCCTCAATGGGATGGGCAAAGTCATACATAGGATAAATGCACCATTTGTCGCCTTGCCTGTGATGGCGGGCGTGCAAAATCCTATAAAGCACGGGGTCGCGCATATTGATATTTGGGCTTGCCATGTCAATTTTAGCGCGCAAAGTCATGCTTCCGTCAGGAAATTTGCCCTCGCGCATTTGCTCAAAAAGTTTTAAGTTTTCTTCTATGCTTCTATCTCTATAAGGGCTTGGCTTGCCGGGCTCGGTCAGCGTGCCGCGATATTCCCTTATCTCGTCGGGCGTGAGCTCGCAAACATAGGCCTTTCCTTTTTTAATAAGTTTTACCGCGCATTCGTACATAATATCAAAATAATCCGAGGCGTAATAAATATCGCCCTTAAAGCCCAGCCATTCCACATCTTTTATTATCGCGTTGCAATATTCTTCTTCTTCTTTTTCGGGATTGGTATCGTCAAACCTTAGGTTGCATATGCCGTTATATTTTTGGGCAAGCGAAAAGTTAAG from Clostridiales bacterium carries:
- a CDS encoding glutamine--tRNA ligase/YqeY domain fusion protein gives rise to the protein MNFIEEIIVDDLKSGKIKQLITRFPPEPNGYLHIGHAKAICLNFSLAQKYNGICNLRFDDTNPEKEEEEYCNAIIKDVEWLGFKGDIYYASDYFDIMYECAVKLIKKGKAYVCELTPDEIREYRGTLTEPGKPSPYRDRSIEENLKLFEQMREGKFPDGSMTLRAKIDMASPNINMRDPVLYRILHARHHRQGDKWCIYPMYDFAHPIEDAVEKITHSICTLEFEDHRPLYDWVVNECEFDPKPRQFEFARLNLTRTIMSKRYLKKLVDEGVVDGWDDPRMPTLAGMRRRGFPPEAIRQFCELIGVSKANSKVDVALLEHCVRDVLNVKADRAMVVKEPLKVVITNYPKGKSEILKIENHPDYPERGQREVVFSGEIFIEKEDFKLVPPPKYKRLVKGGIVRLKGAYIIRCDDVVLDENGEPKELKCAYFPESKSGQDTSGLKPKGVIHFVDARQNYPCKLIDYDYLLDDDETKKDFLDRLNKNSKIEYSNAVAEKSLNDARPGAPYQFMRQAYYCWDPKTNAFIQIVGLKDSYKIK